One Oryza glaberrima chromosome 10, OglaRS2, whole genome shotgun sequence DNA segment encodes these proteins:
- the LOC127785827 gene encoding disease resistance protein RGA4-like, with protein MEPAFPADHGISSRIVVTTSIQSIANACSIPKGYIYKMEKLDAECSKNLFFRSASIEKCSPDIERGSESLRKKCDGLPLALICVGQFLRTEGALTGQTCSDICSKLGYYLENKDNKALARMQGLLARSYACLPCHDAKACLLYLGMFPSNYPIRRRRLLMRWLAEGLVREQPHPRLGDAAVKNFRTFMDRNIVHPVGVSTNDEVKTCQLPGMMLEFILHRSISEGFITLVSDENVMPRYAPRRLAVQLSTAAVKDRLGPRSDLSLVRSLMVSGIASQCVLDFSRYKLLKVLDLEQCDGLTDQHLEGVSNLLLLKYLSLGGEVTMLPKKIETLSFLETLDVRRAKVDVMVFPVEAIVLPKLIHLFGKFKLFGKVSDKILKFFDAGKSKLQTLAGFVTDSNQGFLQLIGHMKNLKKIKIWCRSIPDGNNFHLISNAIQNYIEDGDDLNDARSLSVHFNECSEDIMNFSLQGPCNLSTLKLQGDLHQIPPFVPSLVALTELSLTSTTLRQELLTSLTELRCLVYLKLVAQNLEGFVIKVGAFQSLQRLCMVVQNPSFLEIQDGALPQLVSLQLMYENLANLPLINIGGIKRLREVVLDSAVNGRSRKNWAKKHANRPRILFIERTRRARSEHSVAQAERNLLHFIGIGYKMAYGIYL; from the exons ATGGAGCCTGCTTTCCCTGCCGATCATGGTATCAGCAGCAGAATAGTGGTGACCACGAGTATTCAATCAATTGCCAATGCATGCAGCATCCCAAAAGGCTACATCTACAAAATGGAAAAACTAGATGCTGAATGCTCCAAAAACCTGTTCTTCAGAAGCGCCTCTATCGAGAAATGCTCACCTGACATAGAGAGAGGTTCAGAATCACTTCGAAAGAAATGTGATGGCCTCCCACTGGCTCTGATCTGCGTAGGCCAGTTCTTGCGCACAGAAGGAGCTCTAACAGGGCAGACATGCAGTGACATCTGCagcaaac taggttacTATCTGGAGAACAAGGACAACAAGGCATTAGCAAGAATGCAAGGGTTGCTTGCCAGGAGCTATGCCTGCCTGCCATGCCATGATGCCAAGGCCTGCTTGTTGTACCTAGGCATGTTTCCCAGCAACTACCCGATTCGGAGGAGAAGATTGTTGATGCGATGGCTGGCTGAAGGGCTTGTCAGAGAACAGCCTCACCCTCGACTTGGCGACGCGGCGGTCAAGAACTTCAGGACGTTCATGGACCGGAACATCGTTCATCCTGTCGGTGTGAGCACCAACGACGAGGTGAAGACATGCCAGCTGCCCGGGATGATGCTCGAGTTCATCTTGCACAGGTCCATATCGGAGGGTTTCATCACACTGGTTTCTGATGAGAATGTGATGCCCAGGTATGCCCCTCGTCGTCTCGCTGTCCAACTTAGCACTGCTGCTGTGAAGGACAGGCTAGGACCAAGAAGTGATCTCTCTCTTGTCCGGTCTCTCATGGTCTCCGGCATAGCATCCCAATGTGTTCTGGATTTCAGCAGGTACAAACTGCTCAAAGTCTTGGATctggaacaatgtgacggatTGACGGATCAACATCTCGAAGGCGTATCCAATTTGTTGTTGCTCAAGTATCTTAGCCTCGGGGGAGAAGTTACCATGCTCCCCAAGAAGATTGAAACACTAAGTTTCTTGGAGACACTTGATGTTAGGAGAGCCAAGGTTGATGTGATGGTGTTCCCAGTCGAAGCAATAGTGCTTCCCAAATTAATTCACCTCTTTGGGAAGTTTAAACTTTTCGGTAAGGTATCGGATAAAATACTTAAGTTTTTCGATGCGGGAAAAAGTAAACTACAAACTTTAGCCGGATTTGTCACAGACAGTAACCAAGGTTTTCTGCAACTAATTGGTCATATGAAGAacctgaaaaaaattaagatatgGTGCCGGTCTATACCAGATGGAAACAACTTTCATTTGATTTCAAATGCCATTCAAAACTACATTGAAGACGGCGATGACTTGAACGATGCCCGTTCTCTGTCTGTCCATTTCAACGAATGCTCTGAAGACATCATGAATTTTTCCCTGCAAGGACCCTGCAATCTTTCCACGCTGAAGCTCCAAGGTGACCTGCACCAAATACCTCCATTTGTTCCCTCATTGGTAGCTCTCACAGAGCTATCTCTGACATCGACTACTCTTCGGCAGGAACTCTTAACTAGCTTGACTGAATTGAGATGTCTAGTTTATCTCAAACTTGTCGCGCAAAATCTCGAGGGTTTTGTCATAAAAGTTGGGGCATTCCAAAGCCTGCAACGACTATGCATGGTGGTTCAGAATCCATCATTCCTCGAAATCCAGGATGGAGCTCTGCCACAGCTTGTGTCTCTCCAGCTGATGTATGAAAATTTGGCAAACCTTCCTTTAATCAACATTGGGGGCATCAAGCGTCTTAGGGAAGTGGTGCTTGATTCTGCGGTAAATGGAAGATCACGGAAAAACTGGGCGAAGAAGCACGCAAATAGACCCAGAATTTTGTTCATCGAAAGGACGAGAAGGGCCAGATCAGAACATTCTGTTGCACAGGCAGAGAGAAACCTTCTACACTTCATCGGAATTGGCTACAAAATGGCATACGGAATCTATT